The DNA segment TCAGAGCACCTGCCTTACAAGCAGGGGGTCACTGGTTCGAACCCAGTATCTCCCACTAAACCTTTCAGATATTCTGGAAGGTTTTTTTTATATGTTCAACTTTTCCTGAAACAGCAATTCGAGGAGATCCCGAATGCTTGTCAAACTCAGGTACAACCGCTATATTTCCAAACATCTAGCCATTAGCTGTATTACTAACGGCTATGCAAACTCTCTGTAAAGTTTCTCCAGGACTAATTCACAGCCGTATTTGTTGATTTTGGCTTTGAAATGCCATCATCCTCCAGCTGAGCTAATCTTCCCGATAAGCTATAATAGGTAAAGTAAGTAAACACCTCCTCATCATTAGTGCAGGCTACAAGCACTTCATCTCCCGACTTATTATTTTTTTTGATATAATAGTTAGCATAACTAACCATGTTGTCTTTAAGACTTTTTTTGATTTCACGGTGGAGGTCACCAGCATCATCCCGCCAATAAGGCTCATAAGTTTTGCTAATGATCTGTGCATTGCCTTCAGGCCTGCCTAAATAATTAACGATCCTGATTGTTCCAAAAATAACAACGATCGTGATGCTTATGATTTGCCATGTTTTATTCATCTTTTTTGTTGATCTGAGCGTTTGCGATCTATGCTACCAGGAGTACTGTCAGATAGATTTATCCGATAATGAGCATTTTCTAAATTAAACAAATATAATAATCTGATCTAAATTATATAAATCATTTTCAGAATTCTATAAGATCTTTTTTAAAGAGAACAGCATCTTTGTTCCTGTTATGAAAAGACTGTTTAGCCTCTTTCTTTGCATTTTGTTCCTGACCGTATCCACCGGATTTACGGCCAGTGCTCATTTTTGCAATGGCATCAAACAGGAGATCCAGTTCTTTCCAGATGATCATCAAAACACAGTATGTCCGGTTTGCGTGATCAAAACCAAACAGAAGACAAAAAAAGACAATTGTTGCAAACACGAAAAAGAACAAATCAAACTCACGGAAAAGGTGGAGAAGATTTCGCAGCAACAAACACTGTTTAAGTT comes from the Pedobacter sp. FW305-3-2-15-E-R2A2 genome and includes:
- a CDS encoding lytic murein transglycosylase, with product MNKTWQIISITIVVIFGTIRIVNYLGRPEGNAQIISKTYEPYWRDDAGDLHREIKKSLKDNMVSYANYYIKKNNKSGDEVLVACTNDEEVFTYFTYYSLSGRLAQLEDDGISKPKSTNTAVN